In Triticum urartu cultivar G1812 chromosome 6, Tu2.1, whole genome shotgun sequence, the following proteins share a genomic window:
- the LOC125516047 gene encoding nucleolar protein 58-like → MAPPEVSSGESEDSFRVALDIDDIPVVHQKPRRESRSPSTDSPVSDAEENDSAAARRKKEKKRRREEKEQKEIDKKRERRRRRKEKEREEREREEERRKKGKRS, encoded by the exons ATGGCGCCCCCAGAAGTATCATCCGGTGAATCGGAAGATAGTTTCC GAGTCGCGCTAGACATCGATGATATCCCGGTGGTGCACCAAAAGCCACGTCGAGAGTCGCGGTCGCCATCGACAGATTCGCCCGTTTCAGACGCTGAAGAGAATGATTCTGCCGCAGCAAGgcggaagaaggagaagaagcggaggagggaggagaaggaGCAGAAGGAGATAGACAagaagagagagaggaggaggaggaggaaggagaaagagagagaggagagggagagagaggaggagaggaggaagaaagggaaGCGATCCTAG